In Stieleria varia, one genomic interval encodes:
- a CDS encoding EF-hand domain-containing protein: MTKSQHSLRFSILSILLACLCVPADAQFGGPPGGDRGSRGGPPFGGGGPSFGGGGDRGGRGGSPFGGGPPQFGGGGDRGSRGGPPGGDRGSRGGGGFDPSGFLSRLDTNGNGILDPDEQQGPAQFMITRMQQSDPSIVPGKPISLKKMTESFEKMRGDRGGPSSPSSNGDEGLEVELLVPGFGVPTETTPLMGFGPAAEMMAVEITDEDRKEASERMARYDRNRDGFLSKDELSSRLAGNPMDFDRNKDGRLSVNELAIRYARRRETAETARQDDRRRTRDRGDSVETEMPDVYNGRQSYRVMSAEKEIEGLPGFFIDKDVNKDGQIEMAEFATEWNAELVAEFSKSDLNSDGIITASEVILALDQPADSGSSMTSSSDASRSSDSERSSSSSAAAPSGPIDEKYKKYAERLISRYDTNKNGELTASEWKPMLMSPADADTNRDGKITLDEYAIWMQVRATKK; this comes from the coding sequence ATGACCAAATCACAACACTCCCTGCGATTCTCCATCCTGAGCATCCTGCTCGCCTGTCTGTGCGTGCCAGCCGACGCACAGTTTGGTGGCCCCCCTGGCGGTGATCGGGGGAGTCGTGGCGGACCGCCTTTTGGCGGCGGCGGGCCTTCGTTCGGTGGCGGAGGAGACCGTGGTGGCCGTGGAGGATCACCTTTTGGCGGAGGCCCCCCCCAGTTCGGCGGAGGTGGCGATCGTGGCAGCCGCGGCGGCCCTCCAGGCGGTGACCGAGGCAGTCGGGGCGGCGGCGGATTCGACCCCAGCGGATTTCTCAGTCGCTTGGACACCAACGGCAACGGCATCTTGGACCCCGACGAACAACAGGGGCCGGCACAGTTCATGATCACCCGGATGCAGCAAAGCGATCCTTCGATCGTGCCCGGAAAGCCGATCTCGCTGAAAAAGATGACCGAGTCATTCGAAAAGATGCGTGGTGACCGCGGAGGCCCATCGTCCCCATCGAGCAATGGCGATGAAGGCCTCGAAGTGGAACTGCTGGTACCCGGATTTGGCGTGCCCACGGAAACGACTCCGCTGATGGGTTTCGGCCCTGCCGCAGAGATGATGGCTGTGGAGATCACGGACGAGGATCGCAAAGAAGCCAGCGAGCGAATGGCACGTTACGATCGGAATCGCGACGGATTCTTGAGCAAAGACGAATTGTCGAGCCGCTTGGCTGGAAATCCAATGGACTTTGACCGCAACAAAGACGGACGACTGTCGGTCAATGAACTGGCGATCCGGTACGCTCGTCGTCGCGAAACTGCCGAAACAGCAAGGCAAGATGATCGCAGACGGACCCGAGATCGAGGTGACTCGGTCGAAACAGAAATGCCCGATGTGTACAACGGCAGGCAGAGTTATCGCGTGATGAGCGCCGAAAAAGAAATCGAAGGCCTGCCTGGTTTCTTTATCGACAAAGATGTCAACAAAGATGGCCAAATAGAAATGGCTGAATTTGCAACCGAGTGGAATGCGGAACTCGTCGCGGAGTTCTCCAAGTCCGACTTGAACTCTGATGGCATCATCACGGCATCGGAAGTGATCTTGGCATTGGACCAACCTGCCGACTCTGGCTCGTCCATGACATCCAGCTCAGACGCTTCCCGCTCATCAGACTCTGAACGATCCTCTTCATCATCTGCTGCTGCTCCATCTGGCCCCATTGATGAAAAGTACAAGAAGTACGCGGAACGACTGATCTCGCGTTACGACACCAACAAGAATGGTGAGCTGACCGCCAGTGAGTGGAAGCCGATGTTGATGAGCCCCGCCGATGCAGACACGAATCGCGACGGCAAGATCACTTTGGACGAATACGCGATCTGGATGCAAGTTCGCGCCACCAAGAAGTGA
- a CDS encoding DUF368 domain-containing protein, whose protein sequence is MQTTEHDSPAHPSSVPVIPDASDTPQNDAAIASDRSAGIRGDLLNVARGFCMGAADTVPGVSGGTVALILGHYRRLINAISHVDGDAIAMLRNRRWRDAWNHIDGRFLFALGAGIGTGIVCLAGAMHWLLDNRLPETFAVFFGLVLASAWIVMRHVHQWTTSRIVACTLGIAAAAGISFLAPAAGSTSLVYLFLSGSIAICAMILPGISGAFVLLLLGVYGPITGMIKDAAKGNVGPTELVQMGVFSVGCLFGLLAFSRVLRHLLSHHQDVTMAALVGLMLGSIAKLWPLQVPTPETADLDLKYRVMQYVAPGDWNGSLITPVALCIGAIVAVLALEKIASGVSPPKTR, encoded by the coding sequence ATGCAGACAACTGAACACGACTCCCCTGCTCACCCGAGTTCCGTTCCGGTTATTCCGGATGCGTCGGATACGCCGCAGAATGACGCTGCCATTGCCTCCGACCGAAGTGCCGGAATTCGCGGCGATCTGCTGAACGTCGCTCGTGGTTTTTGCATGGGAGCCGCCGATACGGTCCCCGGAGTCAGCGGCGGAACGGTCGCGCTGATTCTGGGGCACTACCGTCGCTTGATCAATGCGATCAGCCACGTCGACGGGGATGCGATCGCGATGCTGCGGAACCGCCGTTGGCGGGACGCCTGGAACCACATCGATGGACGATTCCTGTTTGCGCTGGGAGCGGGCATTGGGACAGGGATCGTCTGCTTGGCCGGCGCGATGCACTGGCTGCTGGACAACCGATTGCCCGAAACATTCGCAGTCTTCTTTGGTTTGGTCCTGGCCAGCGCCTGGATCGTCATGCGACATGTGCACCAATGGACGACTTCTCGCATCGTCGCATGTACACTTGGCATTGCCGCCGCGGCCGGAATCAGCTTCCTGGCCCCCGCCGCCGGCAGCACCTCGTTGGTCTACCTGTTTCTGTCCGGCTCGATCGCCATCTGCGCGATGATTTTGCCAGGAATCAGCGGGGCGTTTGTCTTGCTGTTGCTCGGGGTGTATGGGCCGATCACGGGCATGATCAAGGACGCAGCGAAGGGAAATGTCGGGCCGACCGAGTTGGTCCAGATGGGCGTATTTTCCGTCGGCTGCTTGTTTGGACTGCTGGCATTCTCGCGAGTTCTGCGACACCTGCTCAGCCACCACCAAGACGTCACCATGGCCGCACTGGTCGGATTGATGCTCGGCAGCATCGCCAAACTTTGGCCGTTGCAAGTTCCCACGCCAGAAACCGCCGATCTGGACCTAAAATACCGAGTCATGCAATATGTGGCTCCGGGCGATTGGAACGGCAGTCTGATCACCCCGGTCGCCCTTTGCATTGGCGCGATCGTTGCAGTCCTCGCCCTGGAAAAAATCGCCAGCGGAGTAAGTCCACCCAAAACCCGCTAG
- a CDS encoding undecaprenyl-diphosphate phosphatase yields MHPILIVLILAVIQGIAEFLPISSSGHLVIFGRFLGKATESPTMEIILHAGTLGSILVVFWRRILNLLTSDRRVIPLLIVGTIPAAVVGLTLKSQCEWLLKNPLLAGCMLLVTGGILIVLGRLKPREGEYQSMSWWSAIAVGAFQAVAVLPGVSRSGSTILGGRMLGLKNDDSVTFSFLLAIPAIGGATVLALKDVVETIQAGEALDYSLTEMALGAVVSFIVGIVALKWLIGWSKQDRLHWFAWWCIPFGIVVIVLALTHVI; encoded by the coding sequence TTGCATCCTATCCTTATCGTTTTGATTCTCGCCGTCATCCAAGGAATTGCCGAGTTCCTGCCCATCAGCTCATCGGGGCACTTGGTGATCTTTGGCAGATTCCTGGGCAAGGCGACTGAGTCTCCCACGATGGAGATCATCCTACACGCCGGAACGCTGGGGTCCATCTTGGTTGTTTTCTGGCGTCGCATTTTGAACTTGCTGACAAGCGATCGCCGCGTGATCCCACTTTTGATCGTGGGCACGATCCCTGCGGCGGTGGTGGGACTGACATTGAAATCTCAATGTGAATGGTTGCTCAAGAATCCCTTGTTGGCGGGCTGTATGCTGCTGGTCACCGGTGGAATCTTGATCGTACTGGGCAGGTTGAAACCTCGTGAAGGCGAATATCAATCGATGTCGTGGTGGTCGGCCATTGCGGTCGGTGCATTCCAAGCCGTCGCGGTCTTGCCGGGTGTCAGCCGAAGTGGTTCAACGATTCTCGGCGGTCGGATGCTAGGCTTGAAAAATGACGACTCGGTCACGTTTTCCTTCTTGCTGGCGATTCCCGCCATCGGTGGAGCAACCGTGTTGGCGCTCAAGGACGTGGTGGAAACCATTCAAGCCGGGGAGGCTCTCGACTACTCGCTCACCGAGATGGCGTTGGGCGCGGTCGTCTCGTTCATCGTCGGCATCGTTGCGTTGAAATGGTTGATCGGCTGGAGCAAACAAGATCGCTTGCACTGGTTTGCTTGGTGGTGCATCCCGTTCGGCATCGTCGTGATCGTGCTCGCGTTGACGCACGTGATCTGA
- a CDS encoding TolC family protein, translating into MIAFGVAWTAAAICQAQSPTDTGPFRGKEQEKTFKQFLAAWSDDGLDGADDDSDVELNGVDGSERTSGDRSDQQALDSRTMLPDLLANDPLSDLIDGDAVAEEIREGLTLADVIASTYRGYPEIAAARQQPRIASGELLSARGAYDTKFDAFSLSEPTGFYRNYRNGLGLARQTWWGGYVAAGYRIGRGFYQPWYKERQTDDAGEFKVKLTQPLLQGRAIDAERVAVFRASLSQQMAIPTIQQSILDASREAASAYWQWVAAGAILRAQRELLDLAEKRAKQFEIGVKADKFPEVNLIFNEQLIAERRAKLFETEQKFRATGFKLSLYLRNEIGQSLVPDDQWLPTSFPLITPLELQDLQEALLSSLARRPEPQLIRLQIRQTQLDQQLACNEMLPRLDFVMEASQDMGEPATKSDDKGEFELLLGFTSEVPIQRSKARGKVRSTSGKINELSEKLRLARDKISIELQTARNALEQSALIVEQTEASLKASLDVLQRYRFAFRQGKIDLIYLNLLETKVNETEIKLVEAQRDYFDALVQMQVALGLDPLDQAMVISSLPVSDMPSPSTIDLSEEVNAAENESDKRRDVNDAEADNADNVGTED; encoded by the coding sequence TTGATAGCGTTCGGGGTCGCGTGGACGGCGGCTGCCATCTGCCAAGCTCAGTCACCCACCGATACGGGGCCGTTCAGAGGCAAGGAACAAGAGAAAACCTTTAAGCAGTTTCTGGCTGCTTGGAGCGATGACGGTCTGGACGGCGCTGACGACGATAGCGATGTCGAGCTCAACGGAGTCGATGGTTCCGAGAGAACTTCTGGAGACCGATCGGATCAGCAGGCACTCGACTCTCGGACCATGCTGCCCGATCTGCTGGCCAACGATCCGCTGAGCGATTTGATCGATGGCGACGCCGTGGCCGAGGAAATCCGCGAAGGGTTGACTTTGGCAGACGTGATCGCCAGCACCTATCGAGGCTATCCGGAGATCGCTGCTGCGCGTCAGCAACCTCGCATCGCGAGCGGTGAACTGTTGAGCGCTCGCGGAGCCTACGACACCAAATTCGACGCCTTTTCGCTTTCCGAGCCGACCGGTTTTTATCGCAACTATCGAAACGGACTGGGGCTTGCCCGGCAAACTTGGTGGGGCGGTTACGTCGCCGCAGGATATCGCATCGGACGTGGTTTCTATCAGCCTTGGTACAAGGAACGCCAAACGGATGACGCGGGCGAGTTCAAAGTCAAGTTGACTCAACCGCTGCTGCAGGGTCGTGCGATCGACGCCGAACGTGTGGCCGTTTTTCGTGCATCGCTCTCCCAACAGATGGCGATCCCCACCATCCAGCAATCGATTCTCGATGCGTCTCGTGAAGCAGCCTCGGCCTATTGGCAATGGGTCGCTGCTGGAGCCATTTTACGCGCGCAACGTGAGTTGCTGGATTTGGCGGAGAAACGAGCCAAGCAGTTCGAGATCGGCGTCAAGGCAGACAAGTTTCCCGAAGTCAACTTGATCTTCAATGAACAATTGATTGCCGAACGCCGCGCAAAACTATTCGAGACCGAACAGAAATTTCGCGCCACGGGTTTTAAGCTGAGTCTCTACCTCCGAAATGAAATTGGGCAAAGTCTGGTTCCCGACGATCAGTGGTTGCCGACAAGTTTCCCGTTGATCACTCCGCTGGAATTGCAGGATCTCCAGGAGGCCTTGCTTTCCTCGCTGGCTCGTCGTCCCGAACCGCAATTGATTCGATTGCAAATCCGACAAACGCAATTGGACCAGCAGTTGGCTTGTAACGAAATGTTGCCGCGACTCGATTTTGTCATGGAAGCGTCCCAGGACATGGGCGAACCGGCAACCAAATCGGATGACAAGGGCGAGTTTGAGTTGCTGCTCGGGTTCACCAGCGAAGTGCCGATTCAACGGAGCAAGGCACGCGGCAAGGTACGGTCGACGTCCGGCAAAATCAACGAACTTTCCGAGAAGCTCCGACTCGCACGAGACAAGATCTCGATTGAGCTGCAGACCGCTCGAAACGCGTTGGAACAGTCTGCGTTGATCGTGGAACAAACCGAAGCCAGTTTGAAGGCGTCCCTGGATGTCTTGCAACGCTATCGCTTTGCGTTTCGTCAAGGCAAGATCGATTTGATCTATCTGAACCTCTTGGAAACAAAGGTCAACGAGACGGAAATCAAGTTGGTGGAAGCTCAGCGAGACTATTTCGATGCACTCGTTCAGATGCAAGTCGCACTCGGGTTGGATCCGCTGGATCAAGCGATGGTGATCTCTTCGTTGCCGGTAAGCGACATGCCCAGCCCCAGCACCATTGATCTCTCAGAGGAAGTCAATGCGGCTGAGAATGAGAGCGATAAGAGAAGAGACGTCAACGACGCCGAGGCGGACAACGCAGATAACGTCGGGACCGAAGACTAG
- a CDS encoding HlyD family secretion protein: protein MFTRSNPTDFPAMQLVRTGGLIRKCARLTFITLFFAIIGLVFVPWRQTAPGIGAVVALDPQKRPQPVMSPSKGVVSYVKPGLREGSYVEENDLLLRLTPFASEGVSQIDTQIVAMESKEAAAKSSLEVAEQGVTLQENSGAAMALSLKQDYEAAKRKWDQAKDEVAAAQAELQDKRNQLRIAERVVSQGLISREELFSKQQAVESQFAKVSKAENAVEELWATLLSKEEEIQSKLHEIDLKNQMANQKVLEALQKLNTVEKEIVDLRTKRNEMDRLEVRAPRSGYIQQWFGVAGSDTVKEGDQLFVIVPDTDELAVEMKVSGNDMPLIKEGDRVRLQFEGWPAVQFVGWPSVAVGTFGGKVNRVFPTDDGKGNFRVVVTPDNHFPREDGWPDGRYLRQGVRANGWVLLKQVPLGYEIWRQLNGFPAIVADDEPATGKDKDKDKGVKVKLPKP, encoded by the coding sequence ATGTTCACCCGATCCAATCCGACCGACTTTCCTGCGATGCAATTGGTTCGCACCGGCGGACTGATCCGCAAGTGCGCTCGGCTGACATTCATCACATTGTTCTTCGCGATCATCGGGCTGGTGTTCGTGCCTTGGCGACAAACAGCTCCGGGAATCGGAGCAGTGGTCGCCTTGGACCCTCAAAAACGCCCGCAACCTGTGATGAGTCCCTCCAAAGGCGTGGTCAGTTACGTCAAGCCGGGACTTCGCGAAGGCAGCTATGTGGAAGAAAACGACTTGTTGCTGCGGTTGACGCCGTTCGCCTCGGAAGGTGTCTCGCAAATCGATACGCAAATCGTTGCGATGGAGTCCAAGGAAGCTGCGGCCAAGTCCAGTTTGGAAGTTGCCGAGCAGGGCGTTACCTTGCAGGAAAACAGCGGCGCAGCAATGGCGCTGTCGCTCAAGCAAGATTACGAAGCCGCCAAGCGTAAATGGGACCAAGCAAAGGACGAGGTCGCCGCTGCGCAAGCCGAGTTGCAAGACAAACGAAATCAGTTGCGGATTGCTGAACGCGTGGTCAGCCAGGGACTGATCTCCCGGGAAGAGTTGTTTTCCAAACAACAGGCGGTGGAATCCCAGTTCGCCAAAGTCAGCAAGGCCGAGAATGCGGTGGAGGAATTGTGGGCGACACTGTTGTCCAAAGAAGAAGAAATCCAATCCAAACTGCATGAGATCGATTTGAAGAATCAGATGGCCAACCAAAAGGTTCTCGAAGCACTCCAAAAGCTCAATACGGTCGAAAAAGAGATCGTCGACTTACGGACCAAACGCAACGAAATGGATCGGTTGGAAGTTCGCGCGCCGCGTTCCGGCTACATCCAACAATGGTTCGGCGTCGCAGGCAGCGACACGGTCAAGGAAGGCGACCAACTGTTTGTGATCGTGCCCGATACCGATGAGCTGGCGGTGGAGATGAAAGTCAGCGGGAACGATATGCCTCTGATCAAAGAAGGTGACCGGGTTCGCTTGCAATTCGAAGGCTGGCCGGCGGTGCAGTTCGTCGGCTGGCCCTCGGTCGCCGTCGGGACTTTTGGCGGTAAAGTCAACCGAGTCTTCCCAACCGATGATGGCAAAGGCAACTTTCGAGTGGTCGTCACACCCGATAATCATTTTCCTCGCGAGGACGGATGGCCTGATGGCCGATATTTACGACAAGGAGTTCGCGCCAACGGTTGGGTGCTACTAAAACAAGTTCCACTCGGATACGAAATATGGCGACAGCTCAATGGTTTCCCGGCCATTGTTGCCGACGACGAGCCGGCAACCGGCAAAGACAAAGACAAGGACAAAGGCGTCAAGGTCAAGCTGCCAAAACCGTAG
- a CDS encoding ATP-binding cassette domain-containing protein: protein MSDSPMDSNQSKSDAEASVPISERRQGDEDVLFKVLTQVGLALHVSVDRADVRGRDDAAETDLSRPGAQAIAGLNLSASNAGIATTVLTEDDTQDITEFLRNGFPVVLLSPNEQWTVLTEGSGRRFEACTIGEQTRIRKLTARQVHRLIRPKNTIAAILCRRELSCDSITSGGHSHDHHDHHEHMKPLKRFLMLIALDRRDVWTVVLFAFVAGILGLATPLAIESLVNVVSWGIFIQPLIVLGLILLVCLGLSGVLKVLQTIVVEIMQRRQFVRIVGDLAHRFPRVNQHALEGEYPRELANRVFDIMTIQKAIAVLLLDGVSIVLTTMIGMILLAFYHPFLLGFDIILLISMVFITWMLGFGGIRTAIDESITKYRVAHWLQDVLAMPSVFKVGGGESLAITKANQLTADYLQARKSQFRVVIRQVIFAIGLQTIASTALLGLGGWLVIIGQLTLGQLVASELVVTTVVGAFAKGGKSLEKFYDLMAGIDKVGHLIDLPVDPRQDFGVVDNRPAEVKWSQLSFGFVTPKVNIEKQSIQAGSHVALLGDDTNARALLTRALAGLCSPTSGLIQIAGIDASVAAANSHGELIAYSGRGDVFHGTLQENIDLGRSGSARARIQQALKTAGLSDDVVRLRDGLQTQLQTDGYPLTHIQARQLTLARAVVTLPKVLIVDGVLDYLAEEKRSEIMQNLTAKDCPWTLIVNTQCADVAAWCDQKIYLRLTS from the coding sequence ATGTCTGACTCTCCCATGGATAGCAATCAAAGCAAATCGGATGCTGAGGCATCGGTTCCGATCTCTGAACGCCGTCAGGGCGACGAAGACGTTTTATTCAAGGTTTTGACTCAAGTCGGGCTGGCGCTCCATGTCTCGGTCGACAGGGCGGACGTTCGTGGCCGCGACGACGCAGCCGAAACGGATCTCTCCAGGCCAGGGGCACAAGCGATTGCGGGTCTGAATCTCAGTGCGAGCAATGCCGGAATTGCCACCACGGTCCTGACCGAAGACGACACCCAAGATATCACAGAGTTCCTGAGAAACGGATTTCCCGTGGTGCTGCTGTCTCCCAATGAACAGTGGACCGTGCTGACCGAGGGAAGCGGCAGACGCTTTGAAGCATGCACGATCGGCGAACAGACTCGGATCCGGAAACTGACCGCGCGACAGGTCCATCGCCTGATACGTCCCAAGAACACAATCGCAGCGATTCTCTGCCGACGAGAGCTCTCCTGCGACAGCATCACCTCTGGCGGTCATTCGCATGATCATCACGATCATCACGAACACATGAAACCGCTCAAGCGGTTTCTGATGCTGATCGCATTGGACCGCCGAGACGTATGGACGGTCGTCTTGTTTGCGTTTGTGGCAGGCATCCTTGGTTTGGCAACGCCGCTGGCGATCGAGTCGCTGGTCAACGTCGTCAGTTGGGGCATTTTCATTCAGCCTCTGATCGTGCTCGGTTTGATCCTGCTGGTATGCCTGGGACTGTCGGGGGTGCTGAAGGTTCTGCAGACGATCGTCGTCGAAATCATGCAACGTCGTCAGTTCGTGCGGATCGTAGGTGACTTGGCACACCGGTTTCCTCGCGTCAATCAGCATGCCCTGGAAGGCGAGTATCCACGCGAGTTGGCCAATCGTGTGTTCGACATCATGACGATCCAAAAAGCGATCGCGGTGTTGTTGCTGGACGGTGTTTCGATCGTCTTGACGACCATGATCGGCATGATCTTGTTGGCGTTCTATCACCCGTTCCTGCTCGGGTTCGACATCATCTTGCTCATCTCGATGGTGTTTATCACTTGGATGCTGGGGTTCGGCGGGATCCGAACCGCGATCGACGAATCGATCACCAAGTACCGTGTTGCCCATTGGTTGCAAGATGTTCTAGCGATGCCATCGGTATTCAAAGTCGGCGGCGGGGAATCCTTGGCGATCACCAAAGCCAACCAATTGACCGCCGATTACTTGCAAGCTCGCAAGAGTCAGTTCCGTGTCGTCATTCGCCAAGTGATCTTCGCCATCGGTCTGCAAACCATCGCGTCGACCGCGTTGCTCGGACTGGGCGGCTGGCTGGTCATCATCGGTCAATTGACGCTGGGGCAGTTGGTCGCCAGCGAACTGGTGGTGACCACCGTCGTGGGTGCGTTCGCCAAGGGAGGCAAGTCGCTGGAGAAATTCTATGACTTGATGGCGGGCATCGACAAAGTCGGTCACTTGATCGATCTGCCAGTCGATCCGCGTCAAGATTTTGGTGTCGTGGATAATCGACCTGCGGAAGTCAAGTGGAGCCAATTGTCGTTCGGATTCGTGACTCCCAAAGTGAACATCGAGAAACAATCCATCCAGGCCGGCAGCCATGTGGCACTGTTGGGTGACGACACCAATGCCAGGGCGTTGCTGACGCGCGCGTTGGCCGGACTTTGTTCACCCACCAGCGGTCTGATACAGATCGCCGGAATCGACGCTTCGGTGGCCGCCGCCAACAGCCATGGCGAGTTGATCGCTTATTCGGGACGCGGAGATGTGTTCCATGGCACGCTGCAAGAAAACATTGACCTGGGACGCAGTGGGTCGGCGCGGGCCCGGATTCAACAAGCTCTCAAGACAGCGGGACTCTCCGATGACGTGGTCCGATTGCGAGACGGATTACAAACGCAATTGCAAACAGACGGATATCCGTTGACGCACATCCAAGCACGCCAATTGACCCTGGCACGGGCCGTCGTGACGTTGCCCAAGGTGTTGATCGTCGACGGAGTGTTGGACTATTTGGCTGAAGAAAAACGCAGTGAGATCATGCAGAATCTGACCGCCAAAGATTGTCCTTGGACGCTGATCGTCAACACACAATGCGCAGACGTTGCCGCGTGGTGTGACCAAAAGATTTACTTGAGACTGACTAGCTAG
- a CDS encoding segregation and condensation protein A, with protein sequence MTFRVELPIYRGPMDLLLYLARRQEVSLMEVSLAKVIDQYGEYLEILQELDLTDVGDFVDLASTLVELKSQAVLPRPADEEEAVEEIEDPQSELVERLLQYKEIRDAAAVLDEMAGRWQQRYERMSDDLPSRRIDPGDQPIADLEIWDLVSAFGRIMRESKGPPQTEVIYDDTPIHVYMQRIHKRLADRNSVPLLDLIEGGIHKSALIGWFLATLELSRHHGAAIEQDSHGEIIIVRTDQYSDDLNVHEVDNYANEKIQASNLPSQPR encoded by the coding sequence ATGACATTTCGCGTCGAATTGCCGATTTACCGAGGTCCCATGGACTTGCTGCTCTACTTGGCCCGTCGCCAGGAAGTCAGCTTGATGGAGGTTTCGTTGGCCAAAGTGATCGACCAGTACGGTGAATACCTGGAAATCCTGCAAGAACTCGATTTGACCGACGTGGGTGATTTCGTCGACTTGGCCAGCACCCTGGTGGAGCTGAAAAGCCAAGCGGTGCTGCCCAGACCGGCAGACGAAGAGGAGGCGGTGGAGGAAATCGAGGACCCGCAGTCCGAATTGGTCGAGCGTTTGCTGCAATACAAGGAGATTCGAGACGCGGCGGCTGTGCTGGACGAGATGGCTGGCCGATGGCAACAGCGATACGAGCGGATGAGCGACGATTTGCCGTCTCGCCGCATCGATCCAGGCGATCAGCCGATCGCGGATTTGGAGATTTGGGACCTCGTCAGCGCTTTTGGCCGGATCATGCGGGAATCCAAAGGGCCGCCGCAAACCGAAGTCATCTACGACGACACGCCGATCCACGTTTACATGCAGCGGATTCACAAACGATTGGCCGATCGGAATTCCGTACCTTTGCTGGATTTGATCGAGGGCGGAATCCACAAATCGGCACTGATTGGTTGGTTTCTTGCGACTCTGGAGCTTTCTCGACACCACGGGGCCGCCATTGAACAGGACTCTCACGGGGAAATCATCATCGTTCGGACGGATCAGTACAGCGACGATCTGAACGTTCACGAAGTGGACAATTACGCGAACGAAAAGATCCAGGCGAGTAATTTGCCTAGCCAGCCTCGATAG
- the ilvN gene encoding acetolactate synthase small subunit, which produces MSNPIQRHVLSALVQNVPGVLAHISGMLASRGFNIDSLAVGETEDTRLSRMTFVVVGDDRVLEQVRKQLEKIVTVVRVIDVSAQDHVERDLLLVRVKCSQGGTRAELRELADIFRGKIVDVGPEELMIEMSGRENKVQAFIERIRPYGITELVRTGRIAMVRSDCLSAEKSDSKAQPSRATV; this is translated from the coding sequence ATGTCCAACCCCATCCAGCGACACGTTCTCTCCGCACTGGTGCAGAACGTTCCCGGGGTGCTCGCCCATATTTCTGGGATGCTTGCCTCACGCGGATTCAACATCGACTCCCTCGCGGTCGGTGAAACCGAAGACACCCGTTTGTCCCGAATGACGTTCGTCGTCGTCGGTGACGATCGAGTCCTGGAACAAGTACGCAAGCAGTTGGAGAAAATCGTCACGGTCGTACGAGTGATCGATGTCAGTGCCCAAGACCACGTCGAACGCGACCTGTTACTGGTCCGTGTGAAATGCAGCCAAGGCGGAACCCGCGCCGAACTCCGTGAACTGGCTGATATTTTCCGCGGAAAAATCGTCGATGTCGGTCCAGAAGAATTGATGATCGAAATGAGCGGTCGTGAAAACAAAGTCCAGGCGTTCATCGAACGTATTCGACCCTACGGGATCACGGAACTGGTTCGCACCGGTCGGATCGCGATGGTGCGAAGCGACTGTTTGTCGGCCGAAAAATCCGATTCCAAGGCACAGCCCAGTAGGGCAACCGTCTGA